ACCGCAATGTTTAGGAGGCCGTGAGGGCGGCCCGAGGCACGAAGAACCTCTAGGGTAACAAATCTCATAGCTGAAGAAGGGCTGACAAGGTCACTTATTAAGGCTTGTACCGTGCCAACATGAATGTCTTTGAACCAATGTAATGCATAGATCTCTATAACAACTATTGATGTGGCATCGTAGAGTGCTTCCTCATCAAGACGAAACACAAACTTGTCGTTCCATGTAG
The genomic region above belongs to Camelina sativa cultivar DH55 unplaced genomic scaffold, Cs unpScaffold11614, whole genome shotgun sequence and contains:
- the LOC109131993 gene encoding BON1-associated protein 2-like — its product is ILELNIISAQELAPVARCMKTYAIAWIDPERKLTTRVDNTGGTSPTWNDKFVFRLDEEALYDATSIVVIEIYALHWFKDIHVGTVQALISDLVSPSSAMRFVTLEVLRASGRPHGLLNI